In the genome of Methylomagnum ishizawai, the window GGAACATGGCCCACCGTAAGCTTGTAGTAGGCACGGCAAGGTGGGCCTGGGTACATGCCCACCCTACGTGGCGCACACTAGGGATGGCGACTAGGCAAGCCTCCCGGAGGTTGTGACATGAAAGCCGTGATCCTGGCGGGTGGCCTGGGCACCCGGATTTCCGAGGAATCCCACCTACAGCCCAAACCGATGATCGCCATCGGCGGCAAGCCCATCCTGTGGCACATCATGAAGATTTATTCCAGCCACGGAATCAACGACTTCATCATCTGCCTGGGCTACAAGGGCTATCTCATCAAGGACTACTTCGCCAATTATTTCCTGCACATGTCGGACGTGACCTTCGATGTGGCCGAGAACCGCATGGAAATCCACGACCGCCACGCCGAACCCTGGCGCGTCACCCTGATCGACACCGGACCCGACACCCAGACCGGAGGCCGCTTGAAGCGGGTCCGCCGCTACCTGGGACCGGAGGATTTCTGTTTCACCTATGGCGATGGCTTGGCCGATGTGGATATCGGCGGCTTGGTGGATTTCCATCGCAAGCACGGACGGCTGGCGACGGTGACGGCGGTGCAACCACCGGGGCGCTATGGCGCTTTGCGGCTGGAAGGCGGCGATGTGCTGGGCTTCGAGGAAAAACCCCGTGGCGATGGCGGCTGGATCAACGGCGGCTTCTTCGTGCTGGCCCCCGGCGCGGTCGATTTCATCGAGGGCGACGACACCTCCTGGGAACGCCAACCCCTGGAACAACTGGCGCGGGAAGGCCAATTGCAAGCCCACCGCCATGTGGGATTCTGGCAGCCGATGGACACCTTGCGCGACAAAATCCTATTGGAAGAACTCTGGCAAACGGGCAAAGCCCCGTGGAAGGTATGGTCATGACTCCCGATTTCTGGCGCGGCAAAACAGTCTTCGTGACCGGGCACACCGGTTTCAAAGGGGCTTGGCTTTGCCTGTGGCTACAGCGGATGGGGGCGGAAGTGGTCGGCTACGCCCTGTCGCCGCCGACCGAGCCTAGCTTGTTCGAGCTAGCCAATGTCGCCCGCGATATGCATTCCATCGAAGGCGATATCCGCGACGACGACGCCCTGGAACGCGCCTTGCGCCTGGCCCGGCCCGAGATCGTCATCCATATGGCGGCGCAACCCCTGGTCCGCCATGCCTACGCCCATCCGGTCGAGACCTATTCCACCAATATCATGGGCACGGTCCACCTGCTGCAAGCGGTGCGCGGCGTGGCCTCGGTGCGGGCGCTGGTCAATGTCACCAGCGACAAATGCTACGAGAACCGGGAATGGTCCTGGGGCTACCGCGAGAACGAAGCCATGGGTGGCCGCGATCCCTATAGCAGCAGCAAAGGCTGCGCCGAACTGGTGACGGCGGCTTTCCGCCAATCCTATTTCGGGCCGGGCGGACATCCGGCGGCCCTCGCCACCGCAAGGGCCGGCAATGTCATCGGCGGCGGCGACTGGGCCGAAGACCGGCTGATTCCCGACATCCTGCGCCATATCGAGGCCGGGAAAATCCTCAAAATCCGCAATCCCGCCGCCATCCGGCCTTGGCAACACGTCCTCGAACCCCTGGGCGGCTATCTGACCCTGGCGGAGCGGCTGTACCAGGACGGCGCGGCCTTCGCCGAAGCCTGGAATTTCGGCCCGGCCAAATCCGATGCCAAGCCGGTGCGCTGGATCGTGGAACGGCTGCGGACCGTATGGCCAGACCGGCTGCGCTGGGAATTCGATGCCCACCCCCAGCCCCACGAAGCCACCCACCTCCGGCTGGACTGCGAAAAAGCGGCGGACCGCCTGGGCTGGCAACCGCGCTGGCACCTGGCACGGGCGCTCGACGCCGTGACCGAATGGCACACGGGCCACTGGTCGGGAGCCGACCCCCGCAGCCTGAGCCTGCGCCAGATCGACACCTACATGCAGGAAGACGATGACCGCGAGCAAAGCTGGGATCAGGCAGCAAATTCTTGAACTGGTCGCCCGCTACGCCGCCGCCGAAGCCCCGGCGGCGTTCGTGCCGGGCCGGACGCCGGTACCGCCGTCCGGCAAGGTGATCGGTGCCCCCGAGATGCAGGCCATGGTCGAGGCCGCGCTGGATGGCTGGCTGACCACGGGCCGCTTCAACGCCGCTTTCG includes:
- the rfbF gene encoding glucose-1-phosphate cytidylyltransferase; its protein translation is MKAVILAGGLGTRISEESHLQPKPMIAIGGKPILWHIMKIYSSHGINDFIICLGYKGYLIKDYFANYFLHMSDVTFDVAENRMEIHDRHAEPWRVTLIDTGPDTQTGGRLKRVRRYLGPEDFCFTYGDGLADVDIGGLVDFHRKHGRLATVTAVQPPGRYGALRLEGGDVLGFEEKPRGDGGWINGGFFVLAPGAVDFIEGDDTSWERQPLEQLAREGQLQAHRHVGFWQPMDTLRDKILLEELWQTGKAPWKVWS
- the rfbG gene encoding CDP-glucose 4,6-dehydratase; translated protein: MTPDFWRGKTVFVTGHTGFKGAWLCLWLQRMGAEVVGYALSPPTEPSLFELANVARDMHSIEGDIRDDDALERALRLARPEIVIHMAAQPLVRHAYAHPVETYSTNIMGTVHLLQAVRGVASVRALVNVTSDKCYENREWSWGYRENEAMGGRDPYSSSKGCAELVTAAFRQSYFGPGGHPAALATARAGNVIGGGDWAEDRLIPDILRHIEAGKILKIRNPAAIRPWQHVLEPLGGYLTLAERLYQDGAAFAEAWNFGPAKSDAKPVRWIVERLRTVWPDRLRWEFDAHPQPHEATHLRLDCEKAADRLGWQPRWHLARALDAVTEWHTGHWSGADPRSLSLRQIDTYMQEDDDREQSWDQAANS